From Patescibacteria group bacterium, a single genomic window includes:
- the murB gene encoding UDP-N-acetylenolpyruvoylglucosamine reductase: MSDILGQLEQLLGQKVKKNEPLSQHNSLKIGGLAHFYIEIDNLEKLIEVVRFSQQRDLPYVVIGGGSHVVFPDNGFDGLVIQNKCRRFELVSVVGKIKSQKMNVDKAFLYAESGALTNQVVRYSIEQGFAGLEYALGLPGTIGGAIATNADFPPQEFTICSNIHRVKILTNKCQIKEVGADYFHFKTNTKLLKENNEIILSVIFSLTPDSQQSLWERGQEAVLYRNIKDNQQIKGITYRKLSLSEIDDLVYKNILPPLETILQHSQIGKYVYGGIRLFSNNPRFILNSGSGKTNDFLQILYAVKKRLKEQYKILIDIQIDQIGV, translated from the coding sequence GACAATTGGAACAACTTCTAGGTCAAAAAGTTAAAAAAAACGAACCTTTATCACAACATAACTCTTTAAAGATAGGAGGATTAGCACATTTTTATATAGAGATTGATAATTTGGAAAAGTTGATCGAAGTTGTTCGTTTTTCTCAACAGAGAGATCTACCCTATGTAGTAATAGGTGGAGGATCGCATGTTGTATTTCCGGATAATGGATTTGATGGCTTGGTCATCCAGAATAAATGTAGAAGGTTTGAGTTGGTAAGTGTTGTTGGTAAAATAAAATCTCAAAAGATGAATGTAGATAAAGCATTTTTATACGCTGAATCAGGAGCACTTACAAATCAAGTAGTTAGGTATTCTATTGAACAAGGATTTGCAGGATTAGAATATGCTCTTGGTCTTCCCGGAACAATTGGTGGTGCTATCGCAACGAATGCAGATTTTCCACCTCAAGAATTCACAATTTGTTCAAATATCCATCGTGTCAAAATTCTAACAAATAAATGTCAGATAAAAGAGGTTGGAGCAGATTATTTTCACTTTAAAACCAATACTAAATTATTAAAAGAAAACAATGAGATTATCTTATCAGTTATCTTTTCACTCACTCCTGATTCTCAACAATCACTTTGGGAAAGAGGACAAGAGGCTGTTTTGTACAGAAATATTAAAGATAACCAACAAATAAAAGGTATTACCTATAGAAAACTTTCTCTTTCAGAAATAGATGATCTTGTTTATAAAAATATTCTTCCTCCATTAGAGACAATTCTTCAACACTCTCAAATTGGCAAGTATGTATATGGAGGAATTCGTCTTTTCTCCAATAATCCGCGTTTTATTCTTAATAGTGGATCAGGAAAAACGAATGATTTTTTGCAGATTTTATATGCTGTAAAAAAAAGGTTAAAAGAGCAATATAAAATTTTAATAGATATACAGATTGACCAAATCGGAGTATAA